A region from the Kribbella shirazensis genome encodes:
- a CDS encoding carbohydrate ABC transporter permease has translation MTGIETWSAGRLARVVSMLFVAVLFLLPIAGFVAMAFRSNDGVEAGEGGFLGLGDIAWSNVQYSWSQVNGFGPEGGLFSRWLMNSLVVAGGGAILAVVAALPAGYAMARLRFRARRAVLLITLVTMVMPNTVLVIPLFLEVNAVGAVGQLWPVALIMGFFPFGVYLSYIHYLTTMPRELVEAARLDGLGEVLVFWWIGLRISKQVVVLVAFFAFVANWTNFFLPLALLSSNQNNQTVSIGLQQLIGASPLFNPTVAAGLDVKLYMPQLALATFISMLPLLVVFLGAQRFLIRGETVGAVKG, from the coding sequence ATGACCGGAATCGAGACCTGGAGCGCCGGACGGCTGGCGCGGGTCGTGTCGATGCTGTTCGTCGCCGTCCTGTTCCTGCTGCCGATCGCCGGGTTCGTCGCGATGGCGTTCCGCTCCAACGACGGGGTGGAGGCCGGTGAGGGCGGGTTCCTCGGCCTCGGGGACATTGCCTGGAGCAACGTTCAGTACAGCTGGTCGCAGGTCAACGGGTTCGGCCCCGAAGGCGGCCTGTTCTCGCGCTGGCTGATGAACTCGCTGGTCGTCGCCGGCGGCGGCGCGATCCTCGCGGTCGTCGCCGCGCTCCCGGCCGGCTACGCGATGGCGCGGCTGCGGTTCCGGGCCCGCCGCGCCGTCCTGCTGATCACGCTGGTCACCATGGTGATGCCCAACACCGTGCTGGTCATCCCGCTGTTCCTCGAGGTGAACGCCGTCGGCGCGGTGGGCCAGTTGTGGCCGGTCGCGCTGATCATGGGCTTCTTCCCGTTCGGCGTGTACCTCTCGTACATCCACTACCTGACCACCATGCCGCGAGAGCTGGTCGAGGCCGCGCGCCTGGACGGACTGGGAGAGGTATTGGTCTTCTGGTGGATCGGCCTGCGGATCTCCAAGCAAGTCGTCGTCCTGGTCGCGTTCTTCGCGTTCGTCGCGAACTGGACCAACTTCTTCCTCCCGCTGGCCCTCCTGTCGTCGAACCAGAACAACCAGACCGTCTCGATCGGTCTGCAGCAGCTGATCGGCGCGAGCCCGCTGTTCAACCCCACAGTCGCAGCCGGCCTCGACGTCAAGCTCTACATGCCGCAACTGGCGCTCGCGACGTTCATCTCGATGCTGCCGCTGCTCGTGGTGTTCCTCGGCGCCCAGCGCTTCCTGATCCGCGGCGAGACCGTCGGGGCGGTGAAAGGCTGA
- a CDS encoding ABC transporter substrate-binding protein — protein MKSRGVRPGEVRAVAAAAVVSAAALLTACGSSAGGAGADVKQTDSGGAITVWVDPPRVPAAKAFQKAHPEIKTTINQIDGTVGGKSLQQQFAQFNQAGKGWPDAIFFPSNDDIAWASGAQVNYTADLTDLVPDVIKGYADEVISPCKIDDKVRCLRNDAAPDVFWYNKTFFTQNGYSVPKTWEEYGDLAVRIAKEHPGKLSGFTGDAYAPDRYLWAAGCPTNARQSETEVHIDLNDAKCVRAKDLLAKLVQAKAVSTVGIFDADAAKIGKDLVMSPGAAWWGDYLFRQSWKIPAGQMTAVTPLAWNGDSKPATGNEGGGLWGFSRHITGKQLENTLTFAKFVATDPRWQVELSTGLPAYGPVQDAWIAKQSQQKYFADDKTTFAAIKGATAFVQPDHSYLLYNTGSVWTETVAAGLASGKTVDQAWTGFNDELVKQAKAMGYTIK, from the coding sequence ATGAAGTCACGCGGTGTTCGTCCCGGGGAAGTGCGTGCTGTGGCCGCTGCGGCCGTGGTGTCGGCGGCTGCTCTGCTGACGGCCTGTGGGTCGTCGGCGGGTGGGGCCGGTGCGGATGTGAAGCAGACCGACTCCGGTGGGGCGATCACGGTCTGGGTCGACCCGCCGCGGGTGCCGGCCGCGAAGGCGTTCCAGAAGGCGCATCCGGAGATCAAGACGACGATCAACCAGATCGACGGGACTGTCGGCGGGAAGTCGTTGCAGCAGCAGTTCGCGCAGTTCAACCAGGCCGGCAAGGGTTGGCCGGACGCGATCTTCTTCCCGTCGAACGACGACATCGCGTGGGCCTCGGGCGCGCAGGTCAACTACACCGCCGACCTGACCGACCTGGTCCCCGATGTGATCAAGGGGTACGCGGACGAGGTGATCTCGCCGTGCAAGATCGACGACAAGGTCCGCTGCCTCCGCAACGACGCCGCGCCGGACGTCTTCTGGTACAACAAGACGTTCTTCACGCAGAACGGCTACAGCGTCCCGAAGACCTGGGAGGAGTACGGCGACCTCGCCGTACGGATCGCCAAGGAGCACCCGGGCAAGCTCAGCGGCTTCACCGGTGACGCCTACGCCCCGGACCGCTACCTGTGGGCCGCGGGCTGCCCGACGAACGCCCGCCAGTCCGAGACCGAGGTCCACATCGACCTGAACGACGCGAAGTGTGTGCGCGCCAAGGATCTGCTCGCGAAGCTCGTCCAGGCGAAAGCCGTCTCCACGGTCGGGATCTTCGACGCCGACGCCGCGAAGATCGGCAAGGACCTCGTCATGAGCCCGGGCGCCGCCTGGTGGGGCGACTACCTGTTCCGTCAGTCCTGGAAGATCCCCGCCGGCCAGATGACCGCCGTCACGCCGCTCGCCTGGAACGGCGACAGCAAGCCGGCCACCGGGAACGAGGGCGGCGGCCTGTGGGGCTTCTCGCGCCACATCACCGGCAAGCAGCTGGAGAACACGCTCACCTTCGCCAAGTTCGTCGCCACCGACCCGCGCTGGCAGGTCGAGCTGTCGACCGGCCTCCCGGCGTACGGACCGGTCCAGGACGCCTGGATCGCGAAGCAGTCGCAGCAGAAGTACTTCGCCGACGACAAGACGACGTTCGCCGCGATCAAGGGCGCGACCGCCTTCGTCCAGCCGGACCACTCGTACCTGCTCTACAACACGGGCAGCGTGTGGACCGAGACCGTGGCCGCCGGCCTGGCCTCCGGCAAGACCGTCGACCAGGCGTGGACCGGGTTCAACGACGAACTCGTGAAGCAAGCCAAAGCCATGGGATACACCATCAAGTAG
- a CDS encoding carbohydrate ABC transporter permease, with translation MATALMDKRSTSAPTAKPQRHRTKTSRPSETRGAWILLSPYVVLLLVGGIIPVGYAVKTALEKPPTPLDPSGGFGGVASFKTVFTDFRFLDTFQNVFATLAIWLPIMMIGIVGLALLIHASPGRFGSTMRFVYYIPGALAGIANLVLWVYLLNPAQSPIEGFWHAVGVDTIKQAVAAPGHLPFILTAMMFFQGVGSWIVVVNGGLNGISDETLEAAALDGANAWQLAWHVKLPIIRPWLGYAALMNLAYGFQLFLEPQLLDQVASNALPDQWTPTQLGYAFAFSNYNFPAAAAMSLILLVITLGIGLLIVFRSGLFGEDDS, from the coding sequence ATGGCGACCGCGCTGATGGACAAGCGCAGTACGAGCGCGCCGACGGCGAAGCCCCAGCGCCACAGGACGAAGACCTCCCGCCCGAGTGAGACGAGGGGCGCGTGGATCCTGTTGTCGCCGTACGTCGTCCTTCTGCTCGTCGGCGGGATCATACCGGTGGGCTATGCGGTCAAGACCGCACTGGAGAAGCCGCCGACCCCGCTGGATCCGAGCGGTGGGTTCGGCGGTGTCGCGAGCTTCAAGACGGTGTTCACCGACTTCCGCTTCCTCGACACGTTCCAGAACGTCTTCGCTACGCTGGCGATCTGGCTGCCGATCATGATGATCGGCATCGTCGGCCTGGCGCTGCTGATCCACGCCAGCCCCGGCCGCTTCGGCTCGACGATGCGGTTCGTCTACTACATCCCCGGCGCCCTGGCCGGCATCGCGAACCTCGTGCTGTGGGTCTATCTGCTCAACCCGGCGCAGTCGCCGATCGAGGGCTTCTGGCACGCGGTCGGCGTCGACACGATCAAGCAGGCGGTCGCCGCACCGGGTCATCTGCCGTTCATCCTGACCGCGATGATGTTCTTCCAGGGCGTCGGCTCCTGGATCGTCGTGGTGAACGGCGGCCTGAACGGCATCTCCGACGAGACCCTGGAGGCGGCCGCCCTGGACGGTGCGAACGCCTGGCAGCTCGCCTGGCACGTCAAGCTCCCGATCATCCGCCCTTGGCTCGGGTACGCCGCCCTCATGAACCTCGCGTACGGGTTCCAGCTCTTCCTCGAGCCGCAACTCCTCGACCAAGTGGCGAGCAACGCGCTGCCGGACCAGTGGACGCCGACCCAGCTGGGCTACGCGTTCGCCTTCAGCAACTACAACTTCCCGGCCGCGGCGGCGATGTCGTTGATCCTGCTGGTGATCACGCTCGGCATCGGGCTGCTGATCGTCTTCCGCAGCGGGCTCTTCGGAGAGGACGACAGCTGA